In Rhizobium sp. ZPR4, a genomic segment contains:
- a CDS encoding FAD-binding oxidoreductase yields MLNDPRSHGLWEKTAPLPPATKPLSGEISADVVVVGGGYTGLSTALHLAEAGTNVVLLEANEIGFGGAGRNVGLINAGMWVMPDDLPGELGSVHGERLLELLGNGPKLVMELIDKHGIACELERNGTLHCAVGPEGLKEIEERARQWSKRGAPVTVLDARETERRIGSSAYAGALLDMRAGTLQPLAYARGLAHAVVKAGVTIHTGSHVISTERSGAKWVVSTGGGKVNADWIVVATDAYSTGPWEAIRNEQVHLPYFNFATVPLGDNLRKSVLPGREGAWDTKEVLSSFRMDQAGRLVFGSVGALRNTGLAIHKSWARRSIKKLFPQLGDIPFECEWYGKIGMTDNALPRFHKLAQNVVGFSGYNGRGIAPGTVFGKVLAGHILGQISEADLPLPVTDIVEPSFRAAKEMWYEAGAQAAHFVGARV; encoded by the coding sequence ATGCTGAATGACCCACGCTCCCATGGTCTCTGGGAAAAGACCGCCCCCTTGCCGCCGGCAACGAAGCCGCTTTCTGGCGAGATATCTGCCGATGTCGTGGTGGTCGGTGGTGGCTATACCGGTCTTTCGACGGCGCTGCATCTGGCGGAAGCCGGCACGAATGTCGTGTTGCTGGAGGCCAATGAAATCGGCTTTGGCGGTGCCGGGCGCAATGTCGGCCTCATCAATGCCGGCATGTGGGTGATGCCGGACGATCTTCCCGGCGAACTCGGCTCCGTTCATGGGGAGCGCCTGCTCGAGCTGCTCGGCAACGGGCCGAAGCTGGTCATGGAGCTGATCGACAAGCACGGCATCGCCTGCGAGCTCGAGCGCAACGGTACGCTGCATTGCGCCGTCGGGCCGGAGGGATTGAAGGAAATCGAGGAGCGTGCCCGCCAGTGGAGCAAGCGCGGCGCGCCGGTCACAGTGCTCGACGCGCGGGAGACGGAACGTCGCATCGGCAGCTCGGCTTATGCGGGGGCACTGCTCGACATGCGTGCTGGCACGCTGCAGCCGCTTGCCTATGCCCGCGGCCTTGCCCATGCCGTGGTGAAGGCAGGCGTTACAATCCATACCGGCAGCCACGTGATCTCTACGGAAAGAAGCGGCGCGAAATGGGTGGTTTCGACCGGCGGTGGCAAGGTCAATGCCGACTGGATCGTGGTGGCCACGGATGCCTACAGCACCGGTCCCTGGGAGGCGATCAGGAATGAGCAGGTACATCTGCCCTATTTTAATTTCGCCACTGTGCCGCTCGGCGACAACCTGCGCAAATCCGTGCTGCCGGGGCGTGAGGGCGCTTGGGATACCAAGGAAGTGCTCTCGTCCTTCCGCATGGATCAAGCGGGCCGGTTGGTCTTCGGCAGCGTCGGCGCTCTGCGCAATACGGGCCTTGCCATCCACAAGAGCTGGGCGCGGCGGTCGATCAAGAAGCTCTTTCCGCAGCTTGGCGACATCCCCTTCGAATGCGAATGGTACGGCAAGATCGGCATGACCGACAATGCCCTGCCGCGCTTCCACAAGCTCGCCCAGAATGTCGTCGGTTTCTCCGGCTATAACGGTCGCGGCATTGCGCCGGGCACCGTGTTCGGCAAGGTGCTTGCCGGCCATATTCTCGGGCAGATTTCCGAGGCCGATCTGCCGCTGCCGGTGACCGACATCGTCGAGCCGAGCTTCAGGGCAGCAAAGGAAATGTGGTACGAGGCGGGCGCCCAGGCTGCGCATTTCGTCGGTGCCCGGGTCTGA
- a CDS encoding glucoamylase family protein yields the protein MLQQVNDTDDALIDQLQRSAFDYFMLHTNPENGLVADTSIKTSHCSIAAVGFALSSYPVAVERGWISRADAAKRVLAALDFFANSDQGTERGATGHRGFYYHFLYMETGNRAWNSELSTIDTGLLLIGVLTAAAYFTGNNQVERDLRKQAKFLYERCDWHWALNKGQTISMGWKPASGFLRWRYQGYDEAIFLYVLALGSPTHPIPPSSYDAFASTYTWMMFKDTPFLYAGPLFIHLFSHAWIDFRGIRDKHVADKDTDYFRNTQTAISVQRDYTDRNPGHFAGYAKDIWGLSACDGPNPTGTKHSLRYAPKVFGYAARGAPLGPDDGTIAPWGPLSCLPFDRQAALDGTRALLSTYPNLLLDGRFPGGFNPSVKGAGPEGWVDDRSVALDQGLLVMMIENARTGMIWNLMRQSPILRTGLERAGFTGGWLNEKPAVA from the coding sequence ATGCTGCAACAGGTAAACGACACCGACGATGCGCTGATCGACCAACTGCAACGTTCGGCGTTCGACTATTTCATGCTCCACACCAATCCGGAAAACGGGCTGGTGGCGGATACGTCCATCAAGACGAGCCACTGCAGCATCGCCGCGGTCGGCTTCGCGCTTTCGAGCTATCCGGTCGCCGTCGAGCGTGGATGGATCAGCCGCGCCGATGCGGCCAAACGGGTGCTGGCCGCTCTCGATTTCTTCGCCAACAGCGATCAGGGCACCGAGCGTGGCGCCACCGGCCATCGCGGCTTCTACTATCATTTCCTCTACATGGAGACGGGCAACCGCGCCTGGAACAGCGAGCTTTCGACCATCGATACCGGTCTTCTGCTGATCGGTGTACTGACGGCGGCCGCTTATTTTACCGGAAACAACCAGGTCGAGCGCGACCTTCGCAAGCAGGCGAAATTCCTTTACGAACGCTGCGACTGGCATTGGGCGCTGAACAAGGGCCAGACGATCAGCATGGGCTGGAAGCCGGCCAGCGGTTTCCTGCGCTGGCGCTATCAGGGCTATGACGAGGCGATTTTCCTCTATGTGCTGGCGCTCGGCTCGCCCACGCATCCCATTCCGCCATCGAGCTACGACGCCTTTGCGTCGACCTATACCTGGATGATGTTCAAGGACACGCCCTTCCTCTATGCAGGGCCGCTGTTCATCCACCTCTTCTCGCATGCCTGGATCGATTTTCGCGGCATCCGCGACAAGCATGTGGCCGACAAGGATACCGATTACTTCCGCAATACCCAGACGGCGATATCAGTGCAGCGCGATTATACCGATCGCAATCCCGGCCATTTCGCCGGCTATGCGAAGGACATATGGGGGCTTTCGGCCTGCGACGGTCCGAACCCCACAGGCACCAAGCATAGCCTGCGCTATGCGCCGAAAGTTTTCGGCTATGCCGCCCGCGGCGCCCCGCTCGGCCCGGATGATGGAACCATCGCGCCCTGGGGACCGCTGTCCTGCCTACCTTTCGACCGCCAGGCCGCACTCGACGGCACGCGGGCGCTGCTTTCAACCTATCCCAACCTGCTGCTCGACGGCCGCTTCCCCGGCGGCTTCAATCCGAGTGTCAAGGGCGCCGGCCCGGAAGGCTGGGTGGACGACCGTTCGGTCGCGCTTGACCAGGGCCTGCTGGTCATGATGATCGAAAACGCCCGCACCGGCATGATCTGGAATCTGATGCGGCAATCGCCGATCCTCCGCACCGGCCTCGAACGCGCCGGCTTCACCGGCGGCTGGCTGAACGAAAAGCCTGCGGTCGCTTGA
- a CDS encoding Ldh family oxidoreductase, whose product MHLSLAEAETLVVGALQRNKVSVENARAVAVALVAAEAAGQGGHGLRRVPAYAGQARVGKTDGFATPQMSRPFPAVLRIDAGNGYAYPALDLAVAELPTIAREQGIALAAISRSHHAGVMGLTVERFADQGLVALMVANAPASMAPWGGKTPVFGTNPIAFAAPLPGDDPIVIDLALSKVARGKVMAARQQGASIPADWAFDRGGKPTTDAEEALAGTMVPAGDAKGAALALMVEILAAGLTGANYAFEASSLFDDKGAPPALGHTIIAINPAATSAADTAQRLALLAGEITRDPNARLPGRRGQSSRRLALAEGITVEDEVIAAIEKL is encoded by the coding sequence ATGCATCTGTCGCTCGCCGAAGCCGAAACGCTTGTTGTGGGGGCGTTGCAGCGAAACAAGGTGAGCGTTGAGAACGCTCGTGCCGTGGCTGTCGCGCTCGTCGCGGCGGAGGCTGCCGGGCAGGGTGGCCATGGTCTGCGCCGCGTCCCTGCCTATGCTGGCCAGGCCAGGGTCGGCAAGACCGATGGTTTTGCCACGCCACAGATGAGCCGACCCTTTCCAGCTGTGCTGCGCATCGATGCCGGCAATGGCTACGCCTATCCCGCGCTCGATCTTGCCGTTGCCGAGCTTCCCACGATTGCCCGCGAGCAGGGGATTGCGCTTGCCGCCATCAGCCGATCGCACCATGCCGGCGTCATGGGCCTGACAGTGGAGCGGTTTGCCGATCAGGGACTGGTGGCGCTGATGGTCGCCAATGCGCCGGCATCCATGGCACCCTGGGGCGGCAAGACGCCGGTCTTCGGCACCAACCCGATCGCCTTTGCCGCACCGCTTCCGGGGGACGATCCGATCGTGATCGATCTGGCGCTGTCGAAGGTGGCGCGCGGCAAGGTGATGGCCGCGCGGCAGCAGGGCGCCTCGATCCCCGCCGACTGGGCTTTCGATCGCGGGGGAAAGCCGACCACCGACGCCGAAGAGGCGCTTGCCGGCACAATGGTTCCAGCCGGCGATGCCAAGGGGGCGGCACTCGCTCTCATGGTTGAAATTCTGGCGGCCGGCCTGACCGGCGCCAATTATGCCTTCGAGGCCTCCTCGCTCTTCGACGACAAGGGTGCGCCACCCGCGCTCGGCCATACGATCATCGCGATCAATCCGGCGGCCACGAGCGCGGCCGATACGGCGCAGCGGCTGGCTTTGCTGGCGGGTGAGATCACCCGCGATCCCAATGCCCGCCTGCCGGGCCGACGCGGTCAGAGTTCGCGGCGTCTTGCATTGGCGGAGGGGATCACCGTCGAGGATGAAGTGATAGCGGCGATAGAGAAGCTTTGA
- a CDS encoding Lrp/AsnC ligand binding domain-containing protein, whose product MKPIFVQLQCSPGKTYEVADAIYQTELVSELYSTSGDYDLLMKVYIAEEQDIGKFINDHIANIPGIIRSLTTLTFRAF is encoded by the coding sequence ATGAAGCCCATTTTCGTTCAGCTCCAATGCTCCCCCGGCAAGACCTACGAGGTCGCCGATGCGATCTACCAGACGGAGCTGGTGTCGGAGCTGTATTCCACCAGCGGCGACTACGATCTGCTGATGAAGGTCTACATCGCCGAGGAGCAGGATATCGGCAAGTTCATCAACGACCACATCGCCAATATCCCGGGTATCATCCGCTCGCTGACGACGCTGACCTTCCGAGCGTTTTAA
- a CDS encoding TetR/AcrR family transcriptional regulator, whose protein sequence is MVRTVFEKSDAIALVAEVFRELGYEGASMSEITARTKLSKGSLYHFFPGGKEDMAAEIMANIDAWFIKEMFEPLEEQEPRAAIARMWETTDSYFRSGRRVCLIGAFALDETRDRFSAAIRGYFHRWIEALAGALQKIDLPGTEAKALAEETIVGIQGALTLARALGDEAIFGRTLKRLEQRMDSALQ, encoded by the coding sequence ATGGTGCGTACCGTCTTCGAAAAATCCGACGCCATCGCCCTTGTTGCCGAAGTCTTTCGCGAGCTCGGCTATGAGGGCGCATCGATGAGCGAGATCACCGCACGCACGAAACTGTCGAAAGGCAGCCTCTATCACTTCTTTCCGGGCGGCAAGGAAGATATGGCGGCGGAGATCATGGCCAATATCGATGCCTGGTTCATCAAGGAAATGTTCGAGCCGCTCGAAGAGCAGGAACCACGCGCCGCTATTGCCCGCATGTGGGAGACGACGGACAGCTATTTCCGCTCCGGCCGCCGCGTTTGCCTGATCGGCGCCTTCGCGCTCGATGAAACGCGCGACCGCTTTTCCGCCGCCATCCGCGGCTATTTCCATCGCTGGATCGAAGCGCTTGCCGGGGCTCTGCAAAAAATCGACCTGCCCGGCACGGAGGCGAAGGCGCTCGCCGAAGAGACCATCGTCGGCATCCAGGGCGCATTGACGCTTGCGAGAGCCCTCGGAGACGAGGCGATTTTCGGCAGAACCCTGAAACGGCTGGAACAGAGAATGGACTCAGCGCTTCAATAG
- a CDS encoding aldehyde dehydrogenase family protein has protein sequence MTATSDLAAETKAILTELGVSADRYTGGTLAVTSPVTGAEIGRLREHSADEAKGAIAAAHEAFLSWRNVPAPKRGELIRLLGEELRAGKAALGRLVSVEVGKITSEGLGEVQEMIDICDFAVGLSRQLYGLTIATERSEHRMMESWHPLGAIGIISAFNFPVAVWSWNAALAIVCGNSTIWKPSEKTPLTALAVQALFERALKRYVAMGGEAPANLSTLLIGSRDLGELLVDHRQVPLVSATGSTAMGRAVGPRLAGRFARAILELGGNNAAIVCPTADLDLTLRGVAFSAMGTAGQRCTTLRRLFVHDSVYDQLVPRLQKAYGSVTIGNPLEAGTLVGPLIDKQAFDRMQSALAAARAAGGTVTGGERVENASADAFYVRPALVEMPEQTGPVEQETFAPILYVMKYSDFDKVLALHNAVPQGLSSSIFTNDMREAETFVSARGSDCGIANVNLGPSGAEIGGAFGGEKETGGGRESGSDAWKAYMRRATNTINYGRTLPLAQGVKFDVA, from the coding sequence ATGACCGCGACATCAGATCTTGCTGCCGAAACCAAGGCAATATTGACGGAGCTTGGCGTATCGGCTGATCGCTATACCGGCGGAACACTGGCCGTTACCTCTCCGGTCACCGGCGCCGAGATCGGCCGGCTCAGGGAGCATTCGGCTGACGAGGCGAAGGGTGCGATCGCGGCGGCGCATGAGGCGTTTCTATCCTGGCGCAATGTGCCGGCGCCGAAGCGCGGCGAGCTGATCCGCCTGCTTGGCGAGGAGCTGCGAGCCGGCAAGGCGGCTCTCGGCCGTCTCGTTTCCGTCGAAGTCGGCAAGATCACCTCCGAAGGTCTCGGCGAGGTGCAGGAGATGATCGATATCTGCGATTTTGCCGTTGGCCTCTCGCGCCAGCTTTACGGCCTGACAATCGCGACCGAACGCTCCGAGCATCGGATGATGGAAAGCTGGCATCCGCTTGGGGCGATCGGCATCATCTCCGCCTTCAATTTCCCGGTTGCCGTCTGGTCGTGGAATGCGGCGCTTGCCATCGTCTGCGGCAATTCCACCATCTGGAAGCCATCGGAAAAGACGCCGTTGACGGCGCTTGCCGTGCAGGCCCTGTTCGAAAGGGCGCTGAAGCGCTACGTCGCCATGGGCGGCGAGGCGCCAGCCAATCTCTCGACGCTGTTGATCGGTAGCCGTGATCTCGGCGAGCTGCTGGTCGATCATCGCCAAGTGCCGCTGGTCTCGGCGACCGGCTCGACGGCCATGGGCCGCGCGGTCGGCCCGCGTCTTGCCGGTCGGTTCGCCCGTGCCATCCTCGAGCTTGGCGGCAATAACGCCGCGATCGTCTGCCCGACGGCCGATCTCGACCTGACGCTCCGCGGCGTTGCCTTCTCCGCGATGGGCACGGCCGGCCAGCGCTGCACGACGCTGCGTCGTCTCTTCGTCCATGACAGCGTCTACGATCAGCTCGTTCCGCGCCTGCAGAAGGCCTATGGTTCGGTGACGATCGGCAACCCGCTTGAAGCAGGAACCCTCGTCGGCCCGCTGATCGACAAGCAGGCCTTCGACCGCATGCAGTCGGCACTTGCCGCAGCGAGGGCGGCCGGCGGCACGGTGACTGGCGGCGAGCGTGTCGAAAACGCTTCTGCCGACGCCTTTTACGTCCGTCCGGCTCTGGTCGAAATGCCCGAACAGACCGGCCCGGTCGAGCAGGAAACCTTCGCGCCGATCCTCTATGTCATGAAGTACAGCGATTTCGACAAGGTTTTGGCGCTGCATAACGCCGTGCCGCAGGGCCTGTCGTCGTCGATCTTTACTAACGACATGCGGGAAGCGGAGACTTTCGTGTCGGCGCGCGGTTCGGATTGCGGTATCGCCAATGTCAATCTCGGTCCCTCCGGCGCCGAGATCGGCGGCGCATTCGGCGGCGAGAAGGAAACGGGTGGCGGGCGCGAGTCCGGCTCCGATGCCTGGAAGGCCTATATGCGTCGGGCGACCAATACGATCAATTACGGCCGTACGCTGCCTCTGGCCCAGGGCGTCAAGTTCGACGTCGCATAG